The Chryseobacterium nakagawai genome has a segment encoding these proteins:
- a CDS encoding helix-turn-helix domain-containing protein, with the protein MKNVDENKIKELKTKIPAALGKQVELFRKKNKLSQTEFGNLIGKDRQYISKIENGKVSSSLTTISVIAYALDISLSELVDRISL; encoded by the coding sequence GTGAAAAATGTTGACGAAAATAAAATCAAGGAATTAAAAACAAAGATCCCTGCGGCACTTGGCAAGCAGGTTGAATTATTCCGTAAGAAAAATAAACTTTCACAGACAGAATTTGGTAATCTGATTGGAAAAGACAGACAATATATAAGCAAGATCGAAAATGGTAAAGTTTCTTCCAGCCTAACTACTATTTCTGTTATTGCTTATGCTCTTGATATTTCTCTTTCAGAACTGGTAGACAGAATTTCATTATAA